In Caldilineales bacterium, one genomic interval encodes:
- a CDS encoding glutamine amidotransferase, whose product MAKIYYIGDWAVSIGPIFGETPFNYAYKGIDLYYYGRWLKDALESTGEHQVEDVPAWDFYKLGPGEYERILDAYDVIIFSDVEAKNFQLAPSFFDRTKFGNQPLTFPDRVRLTVEAVHAGKGMMFLGGWLSFTGEMGKGGWNRMRLREVLPVGCLDYEDLVESTEGYTAAPTAAGAAAFAGLDFSAFPPILGYNKVLPRSGCDVLLTVAETGDPLVAAGQFGQGKTLAYMSDPAPHWGCNFVFWQHYQEFWLRCLRHLLVA is encoded by the coding sequence ATGGCAAAAATCTACTACATCGGCGATTGGGCTGTCTCCATCGGACCTATCTTCGGCGAGACGCCCTTCAACTACGCCTATAAGGGCATCGATCTCTACTATTATGGCCGCTGGCTGAAGGACGCCCTCGAGAGTACGGGCGAACATCAGGTGGAGGACGTGCCGGCCTGGGATTTCTACAAGCTGGGGCCGGGCGAGTACGAACGCATCCTCGATGCCTACGATGTCATCATCTTCAGCGATGTCGAGGCCAAGAATTTCCAGCTCGCGCCCAGCTTCTTCGACCGCACCAAGTTCGGCAACCAACCGCTCACCTTCCCCGACCGGGTGCGACTGACGGTCGAGGCCGTGCACGCCGGCAAGGGCATGATGTTCCTGGGCGGCTGGCTGTCGTTCACCGGCGAGATGGGCAAGGGCGGCTGGAACCGGATGCGGCTGCGCGAGGTGCTGCCGGTGGGCTGCCTGGATTACGAAGATCTGGTGGAGAGCACCGAGGGTTACACCGCCGCCCCCACGGCTGCCGGTGCCGCCGCCTTCGCCGGCCTCGATTTCAGCGCCTTCCCGCCCATCCTCGGCTATAACAAGGTGTTGCCGCGCTCCGGCTGCGATGTGCTGCTGACGGTGGCCGAGACCGGCGACCCACTCGTGGCGGCGGGTCAGTTCGGCCAGGGCAAGACGCTGGCCTACATGTCTGACCCGGCCCCGCACTGGGGCTGTAATTTCGTGTTTTGGCAGCACTACCAGGAATTCTGGCTCCGCTGTCTGCGGCACCTCCTCGTGGCCTGA
- a CDS encoding zinc-binding alcohol dehydrogenase, translated as MPLELQLTGPRQVRLADYTEAPLHPNEVRAEAVISGISHGTELNLFRGTSPFEGKEFDPDLRLFRPRSGRLPQPTLGYEWVGRVSEVGAAVEHLRSGDLVHLLSPHRQTHTFTPENMPYRGQLHALPPELSSDSAIFLALAGVALQAVHDAQIKLGDRVAIFGLGAIGLLAVQLARLDGAAWIDAIDPIAARRDLAHRFGADQVLDPERGDVGLAIKTASKHHGADVAIECSGHYAALHEAIRSLRKAGRVVAAGFYQGGGADLRLGEEWHHNRVTMVSSMAVWDCPHRDHPLWDRARVEEVALDLLASGRLRTDGLITHRLPFTRAAEAYELIDQHPAGVIKVALTY; from the coding sequence ATGCCACTGGAACTGCAACTCACCGGCCCTCGCCAGGTCCGGCTGGCCGACTACACCGAAGCGCCACTGCACCCCAACGAAGTGCGGGCCGAAGCCGTGATCAGCGGCATCAGCCACGGCACTGAACTCAACCTCTTTCGGGGGACATCACCCTTCGAGGGCAAGGAATTCGACCCCGACCTGCGCCTGTTCCGGCCCCGCAGCGGCCGCCTTCCCCAGCCGACGCTGGGCTACGAATGGGTGGGGCGGGTGAGCGAGGTGGGCGCGGCGGTCGAGCACCTGCGGTCGGGCGATCTCGTGCACCTGCTCTCGCCCCACCGCCAAACTCACACCTTCACCCCAGAAAACATGCCCTATCGCGGGCAGCTGCATGCCCTCCCGCCCGAACTATCCTCCGACAGCGCCATCTTCCTGGCCCTGGCTGGCGTCGCCCTGCAGGCCGTTCACGACGCCCAGATCAAGCTGGGCGACCGCGTCGCCATCTTCGGCTTGGGCGCCATCGGCCTGTTGGCTGTGCAACTGGCTCGACTCGACGGCGCCGCCTGGATCGATGCCATCGACCCCATCGCCGCCCGGCGTGACCTGGCTCATCGCTTCGGCGCCGACCAGGTTCTCGACCCCGAACGCGGCGATGTTGGCCTCGCCATCAAGACGGCCAGCAAACACCACGGCGCCGATGTCGCCATCGAGTGTTCGGGCCACTACGCCGCCCTGCACGAGGCCATTCGCAGCCTGCGCAAGGCGGGGCGCGTGGTGGCGGCGGGGTTCTATCAGGGTGGGGGGGCGGACTTGCGGCTGGGCGAGGAGTGGCATCACAACCGGGTGACGATGGTCTCCAGCATGGCGGTCTGGGACTGCCCTCATCGCGACCATCCGCTCTGGGATCGGGCGCGCGTGGAGGAGGTCGCCCTCGACCTGCTGGCCTCGGGCCGGCTGCGCACCGACGGCCTCATCACCCACCGACTGCCCTTCACCCGCGCCGCCGAAGCCTACGAACTCATCGACCAGCATCCGGCGGGCGTGATCAAAGTGGCTCTGACGTATTGA
- a CDS encoding Gfo/Idh/MocA family oxidoreductase, with amino-acid sequence MKLGLLSFAHIHAEAYAHHLRHLPGVEFLGIADDDAVRGQDAAHRYGARFFPTYAELLAEQPDGVVVCSENARHRPLVEMAAQSGAHILCEKPLATTLADAQAMVEVCERAGVLLMTAFPMRFSAALLEIKALIDRGGLGFIHACTTTNQGQLPRRYRQWFVDKALAGGGSATDHVVHLADALRWLLGQEVTEVYAQLNRIIHSEVEVETGGLVMLTFGDGTFASIDCSWSRPANWPTWGGLTMNLIGDKAVVEVDAFRQNLAAFSNRPQHPEWLAWGSDADRAMLLDFVAAIRDRRPPLVGGLDGLRAVEIVQAVYCSADAGHPVALPLA; translated from the coding sequence ATGAAACTAGGCCTCCTCAGCTTCGCCCATATCCACGCCGAAGCCTACGCCCATCACCTGCGCCACTTGCCCGGCGTCGAGTTCCTCGGCATCGCCGATGACGACGCCGTCCGGGGTCAGGATGCCGCCCATCGCTACGGCGCCCGCTTCTTCCCCACCTACGCCGAGCTTTTGGCCGAACAGCCCGACGGCGTGGTCGTGTGCTCCGAAAACGCCCGGCATCGGCCGCTGGTCGAGATGGCCGCGCAGTCCGGGGCGCACATCCTCTGCGAAAAACCGCTGGCGACCACACTGGCCGACGCACAGGCGATGGTTGAGGTGTGCGAGCGCGCCGGCGTTTTGTTGATGACCGCCTTTCCCATGCGCTTCAGCGCCGCCCTGTTGGAGATCAAGGCCTTGATCGACCGCGGCGGCCTGGGCTTCATCCACGCCTGCACCACCACCAACCAGGGCCAGCTCCCCCGCCGCTATCGCCAATGGTTCGTGGACAAAGCACTGGCGGGCGGCGGCTCGGCCACCGATCATGTCGTCCACCTGGCCGACGCCCTGCGCTGGCTGCTGGGCCAGGAAGTGACCGAAGTCTACGCCCAGCTCAACCGCATCATCCACAGCGAGGTGGAGGTCGAGACCGGCGGGCTGGTCATGCTCACCTTCGGCGACGGAACCTTCGCTAGCATCGATTGCAGTTGGAGCCGGCCCGCCAACTGGCCCACCTGGGGCGGCTTGACCATGAATCTCATCGGCGACAAAGCCGTGGTCGAGGTCGATGCCTTTCGCCAGAACCTGGCCGCCTTCTCCAACCGGCCGCAGCACCCCGAATGGCTGGCCTGGGGTTCCGATGCCGACCGGGCCATGTTGTTGGACTTCGTGGCCGCCATTCGCGACCGGCGCCCCCCGCTCGTCGGCGGGTTGGATGGCCTGCGGGCGGTGGAGATCGTGCAGGCCGTCTACTGTTCGGCGGATGCGGGCCATCCTGTCGCCCTGCCGCTGGCCTGA
- a CDS encoding Gfo/Idh/MocA family oxidoreductase — protein sequence MRIGIIGVGAMGGTHAAAWAEIGAPVAGFVAARHDHAQALAARYGAAAYPDLASLLPHIDALDICTPTHLHREMVVQAARAGKHIICEKPLARTVAEAQDMIRVCRQAGVKLLVGHVVRFFPEYVRAKEAVDAGQVGQVAVVRLRRNVFRPRKTRDNWFLEFEKSGGMILDLMIHDFDYARWVAGEVATVYCKHIGDPARSPGDHGLAILTHAGGALTHVEGSWAYPPPTFRTQFEIAGSDGLLLHDSAATAPIGLFRHQTAGDEAGDVPVPASPLLESPYTTQLRAFYDHLRHDAPVPVTAEDGLAALQIALAAIESATNGNVVEIGSRE from the coding sequence ATGCGCATAGGCATCATCGGCGTTGGGGCCATGGGCGGGACACATGCCGCTGCCTGGGCCGAGATCGGCGCCCCCGTGGCCGGCTTCGTCGCCGCCCGCCACGACCACGCCCAAGCCCTGGCCGCACGATACGGGGCGGCGGCCTACCCCGACCTGGCTTCCCTCCTCCCCCACATCGACGCGCTCGACATCTGCACGCCTACGCATCTGCACCGCGAGATGGTCGTGCAGGCGGCCAGGGCGGGCAAACACATCATCTGCGAGAAGCCGCTGGCGCGCACCGTGGCCGAGGCCCAGGACATGATCCGGGTCTGCCGCCAGGCCGGGGTGAAGCTGCTGGTGGGGCATGTCGTCCGGTTCTTCCCCGAATATGTGCGGGCGAAAGAAGCGGTGGACGCCGGTCAGGTGGGCCAGGTGGCAGTCGTCCGCCTTCGGCGCAACGTCTTCCGCCCGCGCAAGACCCGCGACAACTGGTTCCTGGAGTTCGAGAAATCGGGCGGGATGATCCTCGACCTGATGATCCACGATTTCGACTACGCCCGCTGGGTGGCCGGCGAGGTGGCGACCGTCTACTGCAAGCATATCGGCGACCCCGCCCGCTCGCCCGGCGACCACGGGCTGGCCATCCTCACCCATGCCGGCGGCGCCCTCACCCACGTCGAAGGCTCGTGGGCCTATCCCCCGCCCACCTTCCGCACCCAATTCGAGATCGCCGGCTCCGACGGCTTGCTGTTGCACGATTCCGCCGCCACCGCGCCCATCGGTTTGTTCCGCCACCAGACGGCAGGCGATGAGGCCGGCGATGTCCCTGTCCCCGCCAGCCCCCTGCTCGAAAGCCCCTACACCACCCAACTCCGGGCCTTCTACGACCACCTGCGCCACGACGCCCCCGTGCCCGTCACCGCCGAAGATGGCCTGGCCGCACTGCAGATCGCCCTCGCGGCTATCGAATCAGCAACGAATGGCAATGTGGTCGAAATTGGGAGTAGGGAGTAG
- a CDS encoding nucleotidyltransferase domain-containing protein yields MERNIAAMVDRLVTRFAPEQIILFGSQARGTAAPGSDVDLLVIMPVAGSKREKRIEMRMALDDIVVPKDVLVTTPEEVARERDLVGSIIRPALREGRVLYARS; encoded by the coding sequence ATGGAACGGAACATCGCCGCGATGGTAGACCGTCTCGTGACGCGTTTTGCCCCAGAGCAGATCATCTTGTTCGGCTCGCAGGCGCGCGGGACAGCCGCGCCGGGAAGCGATGTCGATCTCTTGGTCATCATGCCGGTTGCCGGGTCGAAACGGGAGAAGCGGATCGAAATGAGGATGGCCCTCGACGATATCGTTGTGCCCAAGGATGTGTTGGTGACGACGCCTGAAGAGGTTGCGCGCGAGCGAGACTTGGTGGGCAGCATCATTCGCCCTGCGCTGCGCGAAGGCAGGGTGCTCTATGCTCGATCTTGA
- a CDS encoding carbohydrate ABC transporter permease — translation MRSRSSLRQRFSGIGSYGILIGAMVVALFPIVLILMNSFKERKAIFRAPWLPPLPDTFSLIGYEKVLARSNFDLYFANSIIVTLGAMFLILFTGAMAAYALSEYDFRGNAVLGLYLAVGIMIPIRLGTVSILRLVVAMNLVNTRTALILVYTAMGLPLAIFILNQFMRQVPRELKEAARIDGASEYRIFWLILPLVRPAIATVAVFTMIPIWNDLWFPLILAPGEQTKTVTLGAQQFLGQFVSDWNAVLSSLTLAMVPVLIIYIIFSRQLIRGITAGAVK, via the coding sequence ATGAGATCTCGATCTTCGCTTCGCCAGAGATTCAGCGGCATTGGCAGTTATGGCATCCTGATCGGGGCGATGGTCGTCGCCCTCTTTCCCATCGTCCTCATCCTGATGAACTCGTTCAAGGAGCGCAAGGCCATCTTCCGCGCCCCCTGGCTGCCGCCCTTGCCCGACACCTTCAGCCTGATCGGCTACGAGAAGGTGCTGGCTCGCTCGAACTTCGATCTCTATTTTGCCAACAGCATCATCGTCACCCTCGGCGCCATGTTCCTGATCCTGTTCACCGGGGCGATGGCAGCCTACGCCCTCTCGGAGTATGACTTTCGCGGCAACGCCGTCCTCGGCCTCTATTTGGCCGTGGGCATCATGATCCCCATCCGCCTGGGCACGGTCAGCATCCTGCGCCTGGTGGTGGCGATGAACCTGGTCAACACCCGCACCGCCTTGATCCTGGTCTACACCGCCATGGGCCTGCCGCTGGCCATCTTCATCCTCAACCAGTTCATGCGCCAGGTGCCGCGTGAATTGAAGGAGGCGGCGCGCATCGACGGCGCCAGCGAATACCGCATCTTCTGGCTCATCCTGCCGTTGGTGCGCCCGGCCATCGCCACCGTCGCCGTCTTCACCATGATCCCGATCTGGAACGACCTCTGGTTCCCGCTGATCCTGGCCCCCGGCGAGCAGACCAAGACCGTCACCCTGGGTGCGCAGCAATTCCTGGGCCAGTTCGTCAGTGACTGGAACGCCGTGCTCTCGTCGCTGACCCTGGCGATGGTGCCGGTGTTGATCATCTATATCATCTTCTCGCGGCAGTTGATTCGGGGCATCACGGCGGGGGCGGTGAAGTGA
- a CDS encoding sugar ABC transporter permease, producing MAQMRSKSPGRKFPFYLFVFLAPATIIYTMFMIYPLFDSLRLSFFGADQSGKEFFVGTANYVRLLTNDLWRPRLWGAFRNNVVFFIIHMLVQNSIGLLLAALLTARGIRGRGFFRTVFFLPTMLSVVIIGFIWQLILSPLWGIAEGILGMVGLESLFKPWLGLEGSALIALSFISVWQFIGIPMMLFYAALIGIPDELVEASTVDGATGWQVFWRIKFPLILPTVGIVAILTYVGNFNAFDLIYTTQGALAAPNFSTDIMGTLFYRTFFGQQLQLGSPTMGATVAAVMFVIILIGVLLYMFGYQRRVQTYEL from the coding sequence ATGGCACAGATGCGCAGCAAATCACCGGGGCGCAAATTTCCCTTCTATCTTTTTGTCTTTCTGGCGCCCGCGACCATCATCTATACGATGTTCATGATTTATCCGCTGTTCGATTCGCTGCGCCTCAGCTTTTTCGGCGCCGACCAGTCGGGCAAGGAGTTTTTTGTGGGGACGGCCAACTATGTGCGGCTGCTCACCAATGACCTGTGGCGGCCGCGACTGTGGGGCGCTTTTCGCAACAATGTCGTCTTCTTCATCATCCACATGCTGGTGCAAAATAGCATCGGTCTGCTGCTGGCCGCGCTGCTGACCGCGCGCGGGATTCGGGGCCGGGGCTTCTTTCGCACCGTGTTCTTTCTGCCCACCATGCTCTCGGTCGTCATCATCGGTTTCATCTGGCAGCTCATCCTCAGCCCGCTCTGGGGCATCGCCGAGGGCATCTTGGGGATGGTGGGATTGGAGAGTCTGTTCAAGCCCTGGCTTGGGTTGGAAGGCTCGGCCTTGATCGCCCTCTCGTTCATCTCCGTCTGGCAGTTTATTGGCATCCCGATGATGCTGTTCTACGCCGCCCTCATCGGCATCCCCGATGAACTGGTGGAGGCGAGCACGGTGGATGGGGCCACCGGCTGGCAGGTTTTCTGGCGGATCAAGTTCCCGCTCATTTTACCTACGGTGGGCATCGTCGCCATCTTGACCTATGTGGGCAACTTCAATGCCTTCGACCTGATCTACACCACGCAAGGCGCCCTGGCCGCCCCGAATTTCTCGACCGACATCATGGGCACCTTGTTCTATCGCACCTTCTTTGGCCAGCAGCTGCAGTTGGGCAGCCCCACGATGGGGGCGACGGTGGCGGCGGTGATGTTCGTCATCATTCTGATTGGCGTGCTGCTCTACATGTTCGGCTACCAGCGTCGTGTGCAAACCTACGAGCTTTGA
- a CDS encoding ABC transporter substrate-binding protein, which translates to MSRKFLILTLVFVLAVLLAACGGAQSTQAPAAAPTEAPAAEATAAPAEEATAAPAGEKVTLTIESWRNDDLTIWQDTIIPAFNKHYPDIEVVFAPTAPAEYNGVLNTKLEGGAAGDLITCRPFDASLALFQKGYLSSLNDLPGMENFSDVAKSAWITDDSSDVFCVPMASVIHGFFYNADAFKELGLEEPKTEAEFFALLDKIKADGTYTPLVMGTNDQWEAATMGFQNIGPNYWKGEAGRLGLIKGTEKFTDPQYVKVWESLAKWKDYLPAGFQAQAYPDSQNYFTLGKGAIYPTGSWETSLFEQQADFEMGIFPPPLPEGADTCYISDHTDIALGMNAKTAHPEEAKKFLEWMTTAEFAELYSNALPGFFTLSNHKINLTDPIAQEFLSWRDSCESTIRNSYQILSRGEPNLENELWRVSAQVINGDITPADGAKQIQDGLDKWYKPTGAAAAQPATEAAAGSTELTGDLTIESWRNDDLSIWQDTIIPAFNKHYPNVKVTFAPTAPAEYNGVLNTKLEGGTAGDLITCRPFDASLALFQKGYLSSLNDLPGMENFSDVAKSAWITDDSSDVFCVPMASVIHGFFYNADAFKELGLEEPKTEAEFFALLDKIKADGTYTPLVMGTNDQWEAATMGFQNIGPNYWKGEAGRLGLIKGTEKFTDPQYVKVWESLAKWKDYLPAGFQAQAYPDSQNYFTLGKGAIYPTGSWETSLFEQQADFEMGIFPPPLPEGADTCYISDHTDIALGMNAKTAHPEEAKKFLEWMTTAEFAELYSNALPGFFTLSNHKINLTDPIAQEFLSWRDSCESTIRNSYQILSRGEPNLENELWRVSAQVINGDITPADGAEQIQDGLDKWYKPQ; encoded by the coding sequence ATGTCTCGCAAATTCCTCATTTTGACACTGGTCTTCGTCCTGGCCGTCCTGCTGGCTGCCTGCGGCGGCGCCCAATCCACCCAGGCCCCGGCCGCCGCGCCTACCGAGGCCCCGGCTGCTGAGGCGACCGCCGCCCCCGCCGAGGAAGCCACCGCCGCCCCCGCCGGCGAGAAAGTCACCCTTACCATCGAAAGCTGGCGCAACGATGACCTGACCATCTGGCAGGACACGATCATCCCCGCCTTCAACAAGCACTACCCCGACATCGAGGTTGTCTTCGCCCCCACCGCGCCGGCGGAGTACAACGGCGTGCTGAACACCAAGCTGGAGGGCGGCGCGGCCGGCGACCTCATCACCTGCCGGCCGTTCGACGCCTCGCTGGCCCTGTTCCAGAAGGGCTATCTGTCCTCGCTCAACGACCTGCCCGGCATGGAGAACTTCAGCGACGTAGCCAAGAGTGCCTGGATCACCGACGACAGCTCGGATGTGTTCTGCGTGCCGATGGCGTCGGTCATCCACGGCTTCTTCTACAACGCCGACGCCTTCAAGGAGTTGGGGCTGGAGGAGCCGAAGACAGAGGCGGAGTTCTTCGCCCTGCTCGACAAGATCAAGGCCGACGGCACGTACACCCCGTTGGTGATGGGCACGAACGACCAGTGGGAAGCGGCGACGATGGGCTTCCAGAACATCGGGCCGAACTACTGGAAGGGCGAGGCAGGTCGTTTGGGCCTGATCAAGGGGACAGAGAAGTTCACCGACCCGCAGTATGTGAAGGTGTGGGAGAGTCTGGCGAAGTGGAAGGACTACCTGCCCGCTGGCTTCCAGGCCCAGGCCTACCCCGACTCGCAGAACTACTTCACCCTCGGCAAGGGCGCCATCTACCCGACGGGTTCGTGGGAGACGTCGTTGTTCGAACAGCAGGCGGACTTCGAGATGGGCATCTTCCCGCCGCCGCTGCCTGAAGGCGCCGACACCTGCTACATCTCCGACCACACCGACATCGCCCTCGGCATGAATGCCAAAACCGCTCATCCCGAAGAGGCGAAGAAGTTCCTGGAATGGATGACGACGGCGGAGTTCGCGGAGTTGTACAGCAATGCCCTGCCTGGCTTCTTCACCCTGTCGAACCACAAGATCAACCTGACCGACCCCATCGCCCAGGAATTCCTGAGCTGGCGCGATTCGTGCGAGAGCACCATCCGCAACTCGTATCAGATTCTCTCGCGCGGCGAGCCGAATCTGGAGAACGAGCTATGGCGGGTGAGCGCCCAGGTGATCAACGGCGACATCACGCCTGCCGATGGCGCCAAGCAGATCCAGGATGGCCTGGATAAGTGGTACAAGCCCACAGGCGCCGCTGCTGCCCAGCCTGCCACCGAGGCGGCTGCCGGATCGACGGAGTTGACAGGCGACCTGACCATCGAAAGCTGGCGCAACGATGACCTGTCGATCTGGCAGGACACCATCATTCCGGCTTTCAACAAGCACTACCCCAACGTCAAAGTCACCTTCGCCCCCACCGCGCCGGCGGAGTACAACGGCGTGCTGAACACCAAGCTGGAGGGCGGCACGGCCGGCGACCTCATCACCTGCCGGCCGTTCGACGCCTCGCTGGCCCTGTTCCAGAAGGGCTATCTGTCCTCGCTCAACGACCTGCCCGGCATGGAGAACTTCAGCGACGTAGCCAAGAGTGCCTGGATCACCGACGACAGCTCGGATGTGTTCTGCGTGCCGATGGCGTCGGTCATCCACGGCTTCTTCTACAACGCCGACGCCTTCAAGGAGTTGGGGCTGGAGGAGCCGAAGACAGAGGCGGAGTTCTTCGCCCTGCTCGACAAGATCAAGGCCGACGGCACGTACACCCCGTTGGTGATGGGCACGAACGACCAGTGGGAAGCGGCGACGATGGGCTTCCAGAACATCGGGCCGAACTACTGGAAGGGCGAGGCAGGTCGTTTGGGCCTGATCAAGGGGACAGAGAAGTTCACCGACCCGCAGTATGTGAAGGTGTGGGAGAGTCTGGCGAAGTGGAAGGACTACCTGCCCGCTGGCTTCCAGGCCCAGGCCTACCCCGACTCGCAGAACTACTTCACCCTCGGCAAGGGCGCCATCTACCCGACGGGTTCGTGGGAGACGTCGTTGTTCGAACAGCAGGCGGACTTCGAGATGGGCATCTTCCCGCCGCCGCTGCCTGAAGGCGCCGACACCTGCTACATCTCCGACCACACCGACATCGCCCTCGGCATGAATGCCAAAACCGCTCATCCCGAAGAGGCGAAGAAGTTCCTGGAATGGATGACGACGGCGGAGTTCGCGGAGTTGTACAGCAATGCCCTGCCTGGCTTCTTCACCCTGTCGAACCACAAGATCAACCTGACCGACCCCATCGCCCAGGAATTCCTGAGCTGGCGCGATTCGTGCGAGAGCACCATCCGCAACTCGTATCAGATTCTCTCGCGCGGCGAGCCGAATCTGGAGAACGAGCTATGGCGGGTGAGCGCCCAGGTGATCAACGGCGACATCACGCCCGCCGATGGCGCCGAGCAGATCCAGGATGGCCTGGATAAGTGGTACAAGCCGCAATAA
- a CDS encoding nucleotidyltransferase domain-containing protein: MTLKHSYPTPEHARAAAVISEHFAANFAIDAVLLTNSCARGKATPDSCLDIAILARPERLAAPLSMLEVAWEHFEQSNPAITALAKVGKYSVVHPNFLDGVFEPGERDEAAGPDDFELGIGNFLVYGVPLWQGSDYFDQLRRRWLPYYDDEMRQQRLRMVRHYCLNNLHHIPLYIERGLYFQSFDRLYNATREFLQALFIARRTYPIAYNKWIREQIEDILGLPDLYRQLTHLFEIEHFESAEIADKARQVEEWLDFYAPSTDPTTTRSSF, from the coding sequence ATGACGCTCAAGCACAGCTACCCCACCCCTGAACACGCCCGAGCGGCCGCAGTGATCAGCGAGCATTTCGCCGCCAACTTCGCTATCGATGCCGTCCTCCTCACCAATTCCTGTGCGCGGGGGAAGGCCACGCCTGATAGCTGCCTCGACATCGCCATCCTGGCCCGGCCTGAACGCCTGGCCGCGCCGTTGAGCATGTTGGAAGTCGCTTGGGAGCACTTCGAGCAAAGCAACCCTGCCATCACCGCCCTGGCAAAGGTGGGGAAGTATTCAGTCGTCCACCCGAATTTCCTCGATGGCGTTTTCGAGCCAGGGGAACGGGACGAAGCCGCCGGGCCGGACGATTTCGAGCTGGGCATCGGCAATTTCCTGGTCTACGGCGTCCCCCTGTGGCAAGGCAGCGATTATTTCGACCAGCTTCGCCGCCGTTGGCTGCCCTATTACGATGACGAGATGCGCCAACAACGGCTGCGGATGGTGCGGCATTACTGCCTGAACAACCTGCACCACATCCCGCTGTACATCGAGCGCGGCCTCTACTTCCAATCCTTCGACCGGCTCTACAATGCCACTCGCGAGTTCTTGCAGGCGCTGTTCATCGCCCGCCGCACCTACCCCATCGCCTACAACAAATGGATTCGCGAGCAGATCGAGGACATCCTGGGCCTGCCCGACCTCTATCGCCAGCTCACCCACCTGTTCGAGATCGAACACTTCGAGAGCGCCGAAATCGCGGACAAGGCCAGGCAAGTGGAGGAGTGGCTCGATTTCTATGCGCCTTCGACCGATCCCACCACCACAAGGAGTTCCTTCTGA
- a CDS encoding L-lactate dehydrogenase: MKTGVVGAGMVGATAAYALVMRGVGREVVLVDKFAKRAVAEADDILHAVPFAHPLQITAGDYAALTGCRAVVVAAGVAQRPGETRLELLGRNAAVFHEVIPSILNYAPDAVLIIATNPVDIMTHVAARFAAEMGVGPGRVFGSGTTLDTARFRALLGQRLGVDPQYAHAYVVGEHGDSEVLAWSSVRVGGMPLDDFCALQGIELDQAIRDDIDERVRRAAYRIIEGKGATYYGIGSALARIVEVVLGDERAVLTVCAPLAQAAGVNDVTLALPRLVGGGGVIATLPLPLNDQEEADLHRSAAIIRSAIDDLEKAAP; the protein is encoded by the coding sequence ATGAAAACTGGAGTTGTAGGCGCCGGCATGGTCGGCGCCACCGCCGCCTATGCCCTGGTCATGCGCGGCGTCGGCCGCGAGGTCGTGTTGGTCGATAAGTTCGCCAAGCGGGCCGTGGCCGAAGCCGATGACATCCTTCACGCCGTCCCCTTCGCTCACCCCCTGCAGATCACAGCCGGCGACTACGCGGCCCTGACGGGATGCAGGGCGGTGGTGGTGGCGGCGGGCGTGGCCCAACGGCCGGGCGAGACGCGGCTGGAGTTGCTGGGCCGCAACGCCGCCGTCTTCCACGAGGTCATCCCCTCCATCCTGAACTACGCCCCCGATGCCGTGCTCATCATCGCCACCAACCCGGTGGACATCATGACCCATGTCGCCGCCCGCTTCGCCGCCGAGATGGGCGTTGGCCCTGGCCGCGTCTTCGGCTCCGGCACCACGCTCGATACAGCCCGCTTCCGGGCGCTGCTCGGCCAGCGGTTGGGCGTCGATCCGCAATACGCCCATGCCTATGTCGTCGGCGAGCACGGCGACTCGGAGGTGCTGGCCTGGTCGTCGGTGCGCGTGGGCGGGATGCCGCTGGATGATTTCTGCGCCCTGCAGGGCATCGAACTCGACCAGGCCATCCGCGACGACATCGACGAGCGTGTGCGTCGCGCCGCCTATCGCATCATCGAAGGCAAAGGCGCCACCTACTACGGCATCGGCAGCGCCCTGGCCCGTATCGTCGAGGTGGTGTTGGGCGACGAGCGCGCCGTGCTGACGGTGTGCGCCCCCCTGGCTCAGGCAGCTGGCGTGAACGATGTGACCCTGGCCCTGCCGCGGCTGGTGGGCGGCGGCGGGGTGATCGCCACCCTCCCGCTCCCGCTCAACGACCAGGAAGAAGCCGATTTGCATCGCAGCGCCGCCATCATCCGCAGCGCCATCGATGACCTGGAGAAAGCCGCCCCGTGA